From a region of the Candida albicans SC5314 chromosome 1, complete sequence genome:
- a CDS encoding mitochondrial 54S ribosomal protein mL67 (Ortholog(s) have recombinase activity, single-stranded DNA binding, structural constituent of ribosome activity): MAMRTRAEKRMRKFLIEQLKTRQQNGARIAQGKKSEHELIKNNLGPQVFVFRNLFSGQVLYSQVPAYHENQINQQFLSPNWQNRKPSRRQDLWKIMCVVNFNNYEYAIAAYKGLVDLRKTRDVVQKKEANEMRKKNDDGNIWYSGQFRPTYTQEAVADLTHVIDEFELEGTKIFWANEWHRGDDKHWRADLVEHDKLPVYDPRHQTVLLDIMREKAIEAFRENNTSEETIENATEPETA; the protein is encoded by the coding sequence ATGGCTATGCGTACTAGAGCTGAGAAAAGAATGAGGAAGTTCCTCATTGAGCAATTAAAAACTCGTCAACAAAATGGTGCTAGAATAGCACAAGGCAAGAAAAGCGAACATGAATTGATCAAGAATAACTTGGGTCCACAAGTTTTTGTGTTTAGAAATCTTTTCAGTGGACAAGTATTGTACTCCCAAGTTCCAGCATACCATGAAAACCaaattaatcaacaatttttgagCCCAAATTGGCAAAACCGAAAGCCTTCAAGAAGACAAGATTTGTGGAAAATAATGTGCGTGgttaattttaataactACGAGTATGCTATCGCTGCATACAAGGGTTTAGTTGATTTGAGAAAAACTAGAGATGTTGTTCAAAAGAAAGAGGCCAATGAAATGAGAAAGAAGAACGACGATGGGAACATTTGGTACAGCGGTCAATTTAGGCCAACATACACACAAGAGGCTGTTGCCGATTTAACGCACGtcattgatgaatttgagtTAGAGGGCACTAAAATATTTTGGGCCAACGAATGGCATAGGGGAGATGATAAACATTGGAGGGCAGATTTAGTCGAGCACGATAAACTACCAGTTTATGACCCTAGACATCAAACTGTTTTATTGGATATAATGAGAGAAAAAGCCATCGAAGCATTCAGGGAAAACAACACTAGTGAGGAAACCATAGAAAATGCAACTGAACCAGAGACTGCTTGA
- a CDS encoding uncharacterized protein (Has domain(s) with predicted membrane localization), whose product MSIILSVVPYFTIVSGLGIWAYKLIYHNNLIQKYSTYLYIPKVHINDYIDKNLKHLNLIRVNIDSHDDLHEEKPSVLYNSKSDMLNRIIGIVFSVTLSLSVGLILLILLELGDFLDADSRLGLFKITINTLIFLLVSVVPIFIISLLAIQDILPKTLPSAGLVSILYAVWLLVLHKCGDLTQSFNPRGDVSRHVVEKVINEVSIVGITILAILSGVGSISTPYKIFEKYKGLEPDSKDVNQVDINSTIQYFNNTLSLIAKRKSELNKLQVAAGGTVYNLPNDSHRLHKSPKKLSLLHKVQSFANISKYDSEENELIKEIESLESLKNTLYDDLVKLISKYTLQNDQYNVSLERLLYWGNMSLAIYCVYRIINVFLVKLPLLLFYGEDYYNVSSTVIDSNEEAPSSKDALAITLSKVILSVFRNLPVSEAQLVNQLSFILSASLFVCSFSNVLTTFKSFSRFFPGHSSSETTKNWLKHLIVAELVGVYVIATALLIRTNLPATLSNQISKILSLSGSAAKSPNASIEEVVFIDNWFDKIFAITCVITSIVIFMKRLLEEDRLNTDSSSYDEESFIEDSGLKLA is encoded by the coding sequence ATGTCGATAATACTAAGTGTAGTTCCATATTTTACAATTGTTCTGGGTTTAGGGATATGGGCTTACAAGTTAATATACCACAATAATCTCatacaaaaatattcaacatATTTGTATATCCCCAAGGTGCATATCAATGACTACATAGATAAGAACTTGAAGCACTTGAACCTAATACGGGTGAATATAGACAGCCATGATGATTTACACGAAGAAAAACCCAGTGTCCTATATAATTCGAAATCGGATATGTTGAACAGAATAATTGGAATTGTTTTCAGTGTTACCCTATCTTTAAGTGTCGGTTTGATACTATTGATTCTTCTTGAATTGGGAGATTTCTTGGATGCTGATTCACGATTGGGATTGTTTAAAATAACAATTAACACATTGATTTTTCTACTAGTCAGTGTTGTCCCAATTTTTATCATAAGTTTATTAGCTATACAGGATATACTTCCGAAAACGCTTCCATCAGCGGGacttgtttcaattttatatGCTGTGTGGTTGTTGGTATTGCACAAATGTGGAGACTTAACCCAGTCTTTCAATCCAAGAGGTGATGTGTCTCGTCATGTTGTGGAAAAAGTAATCAACGAGGTTTCGATAGTGGGTATTACAATCTTGGCAATCCTCTCTGGAGTAGGGTCAATTTCTACGCCATACAAGATATTTGAGAAGTACAAAGGGTTAGAACCAGACTCAAAGGATGTTAATCAAGTGGATATAAACTCGACTATTCAgtattttaataatacatTATCATTGATAGCCAAGCGGAAATCAGAACTCAATAAATTGCAAGTTGCAGCAGGCGGAACTGTATATAATTTGCCGAATGATTCCCATAGGTTGCATAAATCTcctaaaaaattatcattactCCATAAAGTTCAATCATTTGCAAACATTTCAAAATACGATAGTGAGGAAAATGAACTAATCAAAGAGATCGAATCGTTGGAGTCTCTCAAGAACACACTATATGACGATTTGGTCAAACTAATTTCAAAGTACACCTTGCAAAATGATCAGTATAATGTAAGTCTTGAAAGACTTTTATATTGGGGGAACATGTCTTTGGCAATCTATTGTGTTTATCGTATAATCAATGTGTTTTTAGTAAAGCTTCCATTGCTACTTTTTTATGGTGAAGATTATTATAATGTCAGCTCAACGGTAATTGACTCAAATGAAGAGGCACCCTCGAGTAAAGATGCACTAGCAATCACATTGTCCAAGGTTATATTGTCGGTTTTCCGTAATTTACCAGTTTCCGAAGCTCAGTtggtaaatcaattgagtTTTATCCTATCTGCCAGTTTATTCGTTTGTTCGTTTTCAAATGTGTTAACTACTTTCAAGTCATTTAGCAGATTTTTCCCGGGTCATTCAAGTTCTGAGACAACCAAAAATTGGCTTAAACATTTGATTGTTGCAGAATTAGTAGGAGTTTATGTGATTGCCACAGCGTTATTGATTAGAACCAACTTGCCTGCAACTTTATCTAATCAGATATCAAAGATCTTGTCTCTTTCTGGGAGTGCCGCGAAAAGTCCAAACGCTTCCATTGAAGAAGTGGTATTTATAGATAATTGGTTTGATAAGATATTTGCGATTACATGCGTAATCACAAGCATAGTCATTTTTATGAAAAGATTGCTTGAGGAAGATAGACTAAATACGGATAGTTCTTCTTATGATGAGGAGCTGTTTATAGAAGATAGTGGCCTAAAACTAGCCtag
- the GRS1 gene encoding glycine--tRNA ligase (Putative tRNA-Gly synthetase; genes encoding ribosomal subunits, translation factors, tRNA synthetases are downregulated upon phagocytosis by murine macrophage; stationary phase enriched protein) has product MSASRTNIPFSRDSLEQTLKRRFFFAPSFEIYGGVAGLFDFGPPGCAFQNNVIDAWRKHFILEEDMLEVEATMLTPHDVLKTSGHVDRFSDWMCKDLKTGEIFRADHLVEEVLESRLKGDKLARGVKIVEEEDEDKKKRKKKVKEIKNVKLEDEVVKEYESILAQIDGFSGPQLGELIVKYDITNPSTGGKLEPPVEFNLMFDTAIGPSGNLKGYLRPETAQGQFLNFNKLLEFNNDKMPFASASIGKSFRNEIAPRAGLLRVREFLMAEIEHYVDPESKSHPKFEDVKDIKLKFLPKNVQESGSTELIEESIGKAVSSGMVDNETLGYFIARIYLFLVKIGVDTNRLRFRQHMSNEMAHYASDCWDAELETSYGWIECVGCADRSAYDLSVHSARTGEKLVARQTLAEPRTVENFEIEIAKKKFGPKFRKDAGTVEKWLTSRTQCELEELGKELSEKGKIVVQIKGVEGDVELDGDLIKIDKVKRTEHVREFVPNVIEPSFGIGRILYSIFEHQFWCRPDDADRGVLSLPPIVAPTKVLLVPLSNNSELQPIVKKVSQALRKEKIPFKVDDSSASIGKRYARNDELGTPFGITIDFDSVKDDSVTLRERDSTKQVRGSIQEIVEAIKDITYNDGTWEEGTAKLKPFEGQSA; this is encoded by the coding sequence ATGTCCGCAAGTAGAACAAATATTCCCTTTTCTAGAGACTCCTTAGAACAAACTTTAAAGAGAagatttttctttgccCCATCATTCGAGATTTATGGTGGTGTTGCAGGATTGTTCGACTTTGGTCCCCCAGGTTGTGCCTTTCAAAACAATGTCATTGATGCTTGGAGAAAACATTTCATCTTAGAAGAAGACATGTTGGAAGTTGAAGCAACAATGTTGACTCCTCACGatgttttgaaaacttCAGGACACGTCGACAGATTTTCGGACTGGATGTgtaaagatttgaaaacagGAGAAATTTTCCGTGCTGACCATTTGGTTGAAGAAGTTTTGGAATCTAGATTGAAAGGTGATAAATTGGCTCGAGGTGTTAAAATTGTCGAAGAAGAGGATGAagacaaaaagaaaagaaagaagaaagtcaaggaaattaaaaatgtcAAATTAGAAGACGAAGTTGTTAAAGAatatgaatcaattttggCTCAAATTGATGGGTTTTCAGGACCTCAATTAGGtgaattgattgttaaGTACGACATCACTAACCCTTCTACTGGGGGTAAATTAGAACCACCTGTggaattcaatttgatgTTTGACACTGCCATTGGACCATCGGGAAATTTGAAGGGATACTTAAGACCAGAAACCGCTCAAGGTCAATTCTTaaattttaacaaattattgGAGTTTAATAATGACAAAATGCCATTTGCCTCTGCCTCCATCGGTAAATCATTCAGAAACGAAATTGCACCAAGAGCTGGTTTGTTGAGGGTTCGTGAATTCTTGATGGCCGAAATTGAACATTATGTTGACCCTGAAAGTAAATCACATCCAAAATTCGAAGATGTTAAGGacatcaaattgaaatttttgcCAAAAAATGTCCAAGAATCGGGATCAACAGAATTAATCGAGGAATCTATTGGCAAAGCTGTATCATCTGGCATGGTTGATAACGAGACATTGGGTTACTTTATTGCCAGAATCTATTTGTTTTTAGTCAAGATTGGTGTTGACACTAATAGATTGAGATTTAGACAACATATGTCTAATGAAATGGCACACTATGCCTCTGACTGTTGGGATGCTGAACTAGAAACTTCTTACGGTTGGATTGAATGTGTCGGTTGTGCTGATAGATCTGCTTATGATTTGTCTGTTCATTCTGCCAGAACtggtgaaaaattggtGGCCAGACAAACTTTAGCTGAACCTCGTActgttgaaaattttgaaatcgAGATTGCTAAAAAGAAGTTTGGACCCAAATTTAGAAAAGATGCTGGTACCGTCGAAAAATGGTTAACCTCTAGAACCCAATGTGaattagaagaattggGTAAAGAATTAAGTGAAAAGGGTAAAATTGTTGTCCAAATTAAAGGCGTGGAAGGCGATGTTGAATTAGATGGTGATTTAATTAAGATTGACAAAGTAAAGAGAACTGAACACGTTAGAGAATTTGTACCCAACGTCATTGAACCTTCATTTGGTATCGGACGTATCTTATATTCCATCTTTGAACACCAATTTTGGTGTAGACCAGATGATGCTGATAGAGGTGTATTGTCACTTCCACCAATTGTGGCCCCTACTAAAGTTTTGTTAGTTCCGTTATCTAACAACTCAGAATTGCAACCAATTGTGAAGAAAGTTTCCCAAGCTTTgagaaaggaaaaaattCCATTCAAGGTCGACGACTCTTCTGCCTCCATTGGTAAAAGATATGCCAGAAACGATGAATTGGGTACTCCATTTGGTATTACCATTGATTTTGACTCTGTCAAAGATGACTCCGTTACTTTGCGTGAAAGAGATTCAACTAAACAAGTTAGAGGAtcaattcaagaaattgtaGAAGCAATTAAAGACATTACTTACAATGATGGTACTTGGGAAGAAGGAACTGCCAAGCTTAAACCATTTGAAGGTCAGAGTGCTTGA
- the PRD1 gene encoding metalloendopeptidase (Putative proteinase; transcript regulated by Nrg1, Mig1, and Tup1; Hogp-induced; stationary phase enriched protein; Hap43-repressed; rat catheter biofilm repressed): MNFSYFIVILLSYVTYRFYHSNMSIDFQTIVQDQDYPLWNQSPEEVLEIANAIAASETKLFDEIAAITDPSIDNVLKPFATHYNENSFPEGQSTFYQHVSTSKELRDASTKGEEIIDNNSIEQWSRPDVYQVFQKLYDSVKNDSSLDPESKRYLEKTLISFKRNGLALPEETREKVKKLQVELNNLRVKFSKNLNEDKGFVLFSKEELEGIPEDTLNQYEKVDGKFKVTFKYPDIFPIFKHARNSNTRKTANIAYGNRCAENDPILEQIIKIRFEIAKLLGYDTFSDYVLEERLAKKKDTVLNFLADLQTKLTPIAEEELKVLRDFKKKDLETRGLEPEESFYSWDYNYYNERLLEQKYKVDHVKIAEYFPLESTVAKMLGFYEKIFDIKFVKVVKPDSASVWHEDVQQYAIYQNVKTKGKELEFMGWIYFDLHPREGKYGHAANFGLGPGYLEKDGKTRHTPITVLVCNFTKPSKDKPSLLKHDEVTTFFHELGHGIHNILSKTKYSRFHGTHVERDFVETPSQMLEYWTWSKNELKELSSHYRTGEPISDELIGQLIRTKHVNTGLFNLRQLFFGIFDMKLHTIANQKELDSLDIFKVWNDLREEVTLLPSDGNTTKGYASFGHIAGGYESGYYGYLYSLVYATDIYYTLFKDDPMNVENGIRYRDIILKPGGSKEIMDNLVELLGRKPNSEAFFQEIFG; encoded by the coding sequence atgaatttttcatatttcattgttattttattatcataCGTAACCTACCGATTTTATCACTCAAACATGTCAATTGACTTTCAAACAATAGTTCAAGACCAAGATTATCCTTTGTGGAATCAGTCACCCGAAGAAGTTTTGGAGATTGCAAACGCAATCGCTGCAAGTGAAACCAAATTGTTCGATGAAATTGCTGCTATTACTGACCCATCAATTGACAATGTGTTGAAGCCATTTGCTACTCATTACAATGAAAATAGTTTCCCAGAAGGCCAAAGCACTTTTTATCAACATGTATCCACTAGTAAAGAATTACGTGATGCATCGACAAAGGGGGAAGAAATCATAGacaacaattcaattgaacaatGGTCTCGTCCAGATGTTTACCAagtatttcaaaaattgtaTGATTCAGTCAAAAACGACTCGAGCTTAGATCCAGAGTCCAAGAGATATTTGGAAAAGACTCTTATTTCGTTTAAAAGAAATGGTTTAGCTTTACCTGAAGAAACCAGAGAAAAGGTTAAAAAGTTACAAGTcgaattgaataatttgcGAGTCAAGTTCtccaaaaatttaaatgaagataagggatttgttttgtttagCAAAGAGGAATTGGAAGGAATTCCCGAAGACACTCTTAACCAGTACGAAAAGGTTGATGGCAAATTCAAAGTTACATTCAAGTATCCTGATATTTTCCCTATTTTTAAACATGCTAGGAACTCTAACACAAGAAAAACTGCAAATATTGCGTACGGAAACAGATGTGCTGAAAACGATCCTATTTTAGaacaaatcatcaaaatcagatttgaaattgcCAAACTCTTGGGTTATGACACCTTTTCTGATTATGTCTTAGAGGAGAGATtagcaaagaaaaaagatacagttttgaattttctAGCAGATTTACAAACTAAGTTGACTCCAATcgcagaagaagaattgaaggTATTAAGggatttcaaaaagaagGATCTTGAAACAAGAGGATTAGAGCCAGAAGAATCCTTTTACAGTTGGGATTATAACTACTACAACGAAAGATTATTGgaacaaaaatataaagttGACCATGTCAAAATTGCCGAGTATTTCCCATTAGAATCTACTGTTGCTAAAATGTTAGGATtttatgaaaaaatatttgacaTTAAATTTGTCAAGGTTGTAAAGCCAGATTCAGCTTCAGTATGGCACGAGGACGTTCAGCAATATgcaatttatcaaaacgTGAAAACAAAGGGtaaagaattggaatttaTGGGATGGATATATTTTGACTTGCATCCAAGAGAAGGCAAGTATGGGCATGCTGCCAATTTCGGCTTGGGTCCTGGATACTTGGAAAAAGATGGAAAAACTAGACACACGCCGATAACAGTATTAGTTTGTAATTTCACGAAACCAAGTAAAGACAAGccatcattattgaaacaTGACGAAGTCACAACATTTTTCCATGAATTGGGCCACGGAATCCATAACATTTTGTCCAAAACTAAATATTCCAGATTTCATGGAACACACGTTGAACGCGATTTTGTTGAGACACCTTCACAAATGTTAGAATATTGGACTTGGTCTAAGAATGAGCTCAAAGAATTGTCTTCACACTATAGGACAGGAGAACCCATTAGTGACGAATTGATTGGCCAGTTGATTAGAACTAAACATGTCAACACAGGATTGTTTAACTTACGTCAACTCTTCTTTGGTATTTTTGATATGAAATTACACACCATTGCcaatcaaaaagaattggacTCTTTAGatattttcaaagtttGGAACGATTTGAGAGAAGAAGTCACTTTGCTTCCAAGCGACGGCAACACCACAAAAGGTTACGCGTCTTTTGGACACATTGCTGGTGGGTATGAGAGTGGATACTATGGTTATTTATACTCTCTAGTATATGCCACAGATATTTACTATACACTTTTCAAAGACGATCCAATGAATGTTGAAAATGGAATTAGATACAGagatattattttgaaGCCTGGTGGatcaaaagaaatcatGGATAATTTAGTTGAATTATTAGGAAGAAAACCAAATTCGGAAGCTTTTTTCCAAGAAATTTTTGGATAA
- a CDS encoding uncharacterized protein (Ortholog(s) have Rab guanyl-nucleotide exchange factor activity, role in intra-Golgi vesicle-mediated transport, protein complex assembly and TRAPPII protein complex, trans-Golgi network localization) — protein MSLQIVLPLDPLETSGLTSNNVREFLEKCQVRDIVFFDESVSGYVVHEGSLDQETGFVQCEVAILQLNNVEEKDPLNYVNSENKISLTLGKEELVYDNDLIQIWKFEIPVTYPRKRLNNPKLCISCSLVNENNETLVVENESFSEETLANYVPCMKRNLLAELDHQIDFIDTSNDVLETGITVQENSIIDKPNVRAFISVPVTISLVIKLKSTKPAGRNGMLLATLNIESSEEFTKIANNKDYHFDIMDMEVDFKSGSVQPINSIIPIRIQHTDSVNLAYKFNNYEMDFKETTSSRPININLTLRVQRVVNGEFRNVSSIIQTEWSPYLDFGLIAPPINNALKTTINAMQSQSQPTIPINNIRHKALMSNLYKLKGASLSNTNNITSSTTNIRRNRVSLANPSGRTSSVTVNLTMGNNSSLTGLRLTFVGKLDIKLGEVVNWKIQAINNSMSRLNLSLLVQNPINFNPVYSGTNITTNNFSSSNLLNNNGGIRNNDVIIYNRVQLYSLYNSLKVNGDGEGILILNNDIRMGPLDPNAVFETEIQLIGVSKGIFNLNGVKVFDMNSGDGIDFGKLVEVFVI, from the coding sequence ATGAGTTTACAGATTGTTTTACCTTTGGATCCATTGGAAACTTCTGGATTGACTTCTAATAATGTTAGAGAGTTTTTAGAGAAGTGCCAAGTTAGAGatattgtattttttgaCGAAAGTGTTCTGGGATATGTTGTGCATGAAGGCTCACTAGACCAAGAAACTGGTTTTGTTCAATGTGAGGTTGCCATTTTACAACTAAATAACGTGGAAGAAAAGGACCCTTTAAATTATGTGAATCtggaaaacaaaattagTTTAACTTTGGGTAAAGAGGAACTCGTTTATGACAACGATTTAATCCagatttggaaatttgaaatacCAGTCACTTATCCACGGAAAAGACTTAATAATCCAAAATTGTGTATCAGTTGTAGTTTGGTGAATGAAAACAATGAGACTTTGGTTGTGGAAAATGAATCATTTCTGGAGGAAACATTGGCCAACTACGTCCCATGTATGAAGAGAAATCTACTAGCAGAATTGGACCATCAAATAGATTTTATTGACACGTCGAATGATGTTCTAGAAACGGGTATAACTGTTCAGGAAAACTCAATAATAGACAAACCAAATGTACGGGCATTTATCAGCGTTCCTGTCACTATTTCCCTAGTAATAAAACTTAAGTCAACGAAACCAGCTGGAAGAAACGGCATGCTCTTGGCGACTCTCAACATTGAGTCTTCCGAAGAGTTTACAAAGATTGCTAACAACAAAGATTATCATTTTGATATCATGGATATGGAAGTCGACTTCAAGTCTGGTTCAGTTCAGCCAATAAATTCTATAATTCCAATTCGAATCCAACATACTGACTCTGTCAATTTGGCAtacaaattcaataactATGAGATGGATTTCAAAGAAACCACATCTTCGAGACctataaatataaatttaacACTACGAGTACAGCGAGTTGTTAATGGTGAGTTCCGAAATGTGAGTAGCATCATTCAAACAGAGTGGTCGCCATATCttgattttggtttgaTTGCCCCGCCAATAAACAATGCGTTGAAAACAACGATTAATGCAATGCAGCTGCAATCGCAACCTACAATTCctataaataatattcgTCACAAAGCTTTAATGAGTAATCTATACAAACTAAAGGGTGCTAGTCTATCAAACACTAACAACATCACCAGTAGTACTACAAACATAAGACGAAATAGAGTGTCTTTGGCCAACCCAAGCGGACGCACTTCATCGGTGACAGTCAACTTGACAATGGGGAACAATTCGTCTCTTACTGGACTAAGACTTACTTTTGTGGGTAAGCTCGACATTAAGTTGGGTGAAGTTGTAAACTGGAAGATACAAGCAATCAACAATTCCATGAGTAGACTAAATTTGTCGTTGTTAGTGCAAAAtccaatcaatttcaatccTGTTTACAGTGGAACAAATATcacaacaaataatttttcatcttcaaatttacttaataataatggcGGTATACGCAATAATGATGTAATTATATACAACAGGGTACAGCTATATTCATTGTATAATTCCTTGAAAGTCAATGGCGATGGAGAAGGTATTTTAATTCTTAACAATGACATTCGAATGGGTCCTTTGGATCCAAATGCTGTCTTTGAGACGgagattcaattgattggtGTTTCCAAAGGTATATTCAACTTGAATGGTGTTAAAGTATTTGATATGAATAGTGGTGATGGCATTGATTTTGGTAAGTTAGTAGAAGTATTTGTAATTTAA
- a CDS encoding uncharacterized protein (Predicted SCF ubiquitin ligase complex protein; Spider biofilm induced; rat catheter biofilm induced), with translation MANKRRPKKTRAPYRRYVYKSNNYLADSDEDEEFEDETEQSETTLQATNNARFKGAINVQSIYVLSDQIRYQGKMWPWSKFEKVDILQCALQGHNPLYAHTKLEDEPTQGLMKFPAEIFVHIFEILNAWGKLKPKYMRVCKLFYLLILPIIYRQPQLKATNFFNFVEAISSNKSLGQYIHSLDLSYIIQSGKNAFVAKLMKRAGKNLEILVAPQTSFGLGPLIALKNCSNLKVLDLRLVSETLNLEELFKSIRNLTELTQLSFPRSSVEIHDYQSINWPPKLTFLRLSGGISDDFLYQLEFPPSITQLEFAHCPSISDLGFRQILYRIGANLKTLKVQYPMPGLKKNSLDQVFVYCPNLRVLEISVDYVSSMFFDEQYLGYMDYPRPLRTLYINSSGMLGTSTRLDPIDLAVALNDGRLPHLKHIQCTAKLGWDPSSDALGYIADELDERKGGIYIGY, from the coding sequence ATGGCTAATAAACGACGTCCAAAGAAAACCCGTGCACCTTACAGAAGATATGTTtacaaatcaaacaattattTAGCTGACTCCGATGAAGACGAAGAGTTTGAGGACGAAACTGAGCAACTGGAAACAACACTACAGGCAACTAACAATGCCAGGTTCAAAGGGGCGATAAACGTGCAGTCAATATATGTCCTAAGTGATCAAATTCGTTATCAAGGTAAAATGTGGCCATGGagtaaatttgaaaaagttgacATTTTGCAATGTGCTTTACAGGGTCATAACCCTTTATATGCTCATACTAAACTAGAAGACGAGCCAACCCAAGGATTGATGAAGTTTCCTGCAGAGATATTTGTCCACATATTTGAAATACTAAATGCATGGGGTAAACTAAAACCTAAATATATGAGAGTGTGCAAactattttatttattgatattgcCCATAATATATCGGCAACCACAACTAAAAGCCactaattttttcaattttgtggAGGCAATTTCTAGCAATAAGTCATTGGGTCAATACATTCATAGTTTAGACCTTTCGTATATTATACAATCAGGTAAAAATGCATTTGTAGCTAAACTCATGAAACGAGCAGgtaaaaatttggaaattctTGTTGCCCCACAAACAAGTTTTGGATTGGGGCCATTGATTGCATTGAAGAATTGTTCAAACCTAAAGGTTTTGGACTTAAGGCTTGTTTCTGAAACTTTAAACTTGGAGGAGTTATTCAAGTCCATAAGGAATTTGACAGAATTGACACAGTTATCATTTCCAAGGTCTTCGGTAGAAATTCATGATTATCAGCTGATAAATTGGCCTCCAAAATTAACGTTCTTGAGACTTTCAGGAGGTATTAGTGATGATTTCTTATACCAATTGGAGTTCCCTCCTCTGATTACACAATTGGAGTTTGCACATTGCCCATCTATAAGCGATCTTGGCTTTCGACAAATTTTGTATCGGATAGGGGCCAACTTGAAAACATTAAAAGTTCAGTATCCAATGCCGGgattgaagaaaaattcGTTGGATCAAGTGTTTGTATATTGCCCAAACTTGAGAGTATTGGAAATTAGTGTTGATTATGTTTCATCCATGTTTTTTGACGAGCAGTATTTGGGATATATGGACTATCCCAGACCTTTGCGTACTTTGTATATAAATAGTAGTGGTATGTTGGGAACACTGACTCGTTTGGACCCGATAGATTTGGCGGTTGCTTTGAATGATGGTAGATTGCCACATCTAAAGCATATTCAATGTACTGCCAAATTGGGTTGGGATCCACTGTCTGACGCCCTAGGTTATATTGCTGATGAATTGGATGAAAGAAAAGGTGGGATATATATAGGTTATTAA